In Pseudomonas saudiphocaensis, one DNA window encodes the following:
- a CDS encoding DUF2057 family protein, protein MRSLFVLAMACLLAACAQQPHVQLYSGSPLPESQILTLVVPSELEIRSINGQPHSAANSMFGASDKRLHLQPGAYQVQAFYKNGFDINGGMSHELVRGRTAIFNFEGKAGETWRLEFERPQNLAEARAFETEFPAWAMNTRTGERIEAEAGNRNTSVLSAMLGTSEVAPEATSVAPLGAVTEPAAQGVPLRSAPTATAALPHSDATLTTLQQMWNLLTPESRAAFLRWAQQ, encoded by the coding sequence ATGCGCAGCTTGTTCGTTCTTGCCATGGCATGCCTATTGGCAGCCTGTGCCCAGCAACCCCATGTTCAGCTGTATTCCGGTTCGCCGTTACCGGAGAGCCAGATACTGACGTTGGTGGTTCCCAGCGAACTGGAAATCCGCAGTATCAACGGCCAGCCACACTCTGCTGCCAACTCCATGTTTGGCGCTTCGGACAAACGCTTGCATTTGCAGCCCGGTGCCTACCAGGTTCAAGCCTTCTACAAGAACGGTTTCGATATCAACGGCGGCATGAGCCATGAACTGGTACGCGGACGCACGGCTATCTTCAATTTCGAAGGCAAGGCGGGTGAAACCTGGCGTCTGGAGTTCGAGCGCCCGCAGAACCTGGCTGAAGCCCGGGCGTTCGAAACCGAGTTCCCCGCTTGGGCGATGAACACCCGTACCGGCGAACGTATTGAGGCCGAGGCCGGCAACCGCAACACCTCGGTGCTGAGCGCCATGCTGGGTACCAGTGAAGTCGCCCCGGAAGCCACCAGCGTTGCGCCGCTGGGCGCCGTAACCGAGCCGGCTGCTCAGGGTGTGCCACTGCGTTCTGCGCCCACAGCGACGGCGGCTCTGCCGCACAGCGATGCCACCCTAACCACGCTGCAGCAGATGTGGAACCTGCTGACCCCGGAAAGCCGCGCGGCCTTTCTGAGGTGGGCCCAGCAGTAA